A DNA window from Massilia putida contains the following coding sequences:
- a CDS encoding SurA N-terminal domain-containing protein, which produces MFEFIRNHQRLMQFLLLLLILPSFVLVGVSSYNSRSGGNDGVATVDGKTITQQEWESAQRRQLDQARQMMGERFDQKLFDTPEAKQAVLDQLVAERAINAEIVRNHLTVTDAALQKAILEIQAFRKDDGTFDMDRYKAALAAQGMTPEMFDQRMRHDLAVQQLVGSVQQTAFAPRAVANRLSDINDEEREVQEIQFPAAAYVSQVKVTDDMIKAYYDKNAAQFQVPESVKAEYVVFDASAVEKQVNVSDAEVADAYNKNKARFTTPEKRTASHILINVKKGASAAEDAAAKAKAQAVLDEVRKNPNDFAKIAKAQSQDPGSAELGGDLGVVQKGVFVKPVEDAIYGLKEGEVSGLVRSEFGYHIIKVTKVVPETQKSLEDAKPEIVAELKKAKMSAKYSELAETFTNTVYEQADSLKPVADKLGLTIQTVDGLTRTPNPALGNSPVNNEKFLKAIFSNDALTNKRNTEAVEVAPSTLVAGRVVQFKPATKRPLAEVEGVIRQRVTQEEAAKLARQAGEAKLAAAKAGDTAGFGDTRTVSRTKQPPINETAAIAVLKADTSKLPAYVGVEIPGQGYGVYRIVKVGQPAQPDVARRKQEAEQIGRAVGNAETFGFVEALKHKAKAKINVKAADLGAKSE; this is translated from the coding sequence ATGTTTGAATTTATCCGTAATCACCAGCGCCTGATGCAGTTCCTGCTGTTGCTGTTGATCCTGCCGTCGTTCGTGCTGGTGGGCGTAAGCAGCTACAACAGCCGCAGCGGCGGCAACGACGGCGTGGCGACCGTGGACGGGAAAACGATCACGCAGCAGGAATGGGAGTCGGCGCAGCGCCGCCAGCTCGATCAGGCCCGCCAGATGATGGGTGAGCGGTTCGACCAGAAGCTGTTCGACACGCCGGAAGCGAAGCAGGCCGTGCTGGACCAGCTCGTGGCCGAGCGAGCCATCAACGCCGAGATCGTGCGCAACCACCTGACCGTGACCGACGCCGCGCTGCAGAAGGCGATCCTCGAGATCCAGGCCTTCCGCAAGGATGACGGCACGTTCGACATGGACCGCTACAAGGCCGCGCTGGCCGCCCAGGGCATGACCCCGGAAATGTTCGACCAGCGCATGCGCCACGACCTGGCCGTGCAGCAGCTCGTCGGCTCCGTCCAGCAGACCGCGTTCGCGCCGCGCGCCGTCGCCAACCGCCTGTCGGACATCAACGACGAGGAACGCGAGGTGCAGGAGATCCAATTCCCGGCCGCTGCCTATGTCTCGCAGGTCAAGGTCACGGATGACATGATCAAGGCGTATTACGACAAGAACGCGGCCCAGTTCCAGGTGCCGGAGTCGGTCAAGGCCGAATACGTCGTGTTCGATGCATCCGCCGTCGAAAAGCAGGTCAACGTCTCGGACGCCGAAGTCGCCGATGCGTACAACAAGAACAAGGCACGCTTCACGACGCCGGAGAAGCGCACCGCGAGTCACATCCTGATCAACGTGAAGAAGGGCGCTTCGGCCGCCGAGGACGCCGCCGCGAAGGCGAAGGCGCAAGCCGTCCTGGACGAAGTGCGCAAGAACCCGAACGATTTCGCCAAGATCGCCAAGGCGCAATCGCAGGACCCGGGCTCGGCCGAGCTGGGCGGCGACCTGGGCGTCGTGCAGAAGGGCGTGTTCGTGAAGCCCGTCGAAGATGCGATCTACGGGTTGAAGGAAGGCGAAGTCAGCGGCCTCGTGCGTTCGGAATTCGGCTACCACATCATCAAGGTCACGAAGGTGGTGCCGGAGACGCAAAAGTCGCTGGAAGACGCCAAGCCGGAAATCGTCGCCGAACTGAAGAAGGCCAAGATGTCGGCCAAGTATTCGGAACTGGCCGAGACGTTCACGAACACCGTGTACGAGCAGGCGGACAGCCTGAAACCGGTCGCGGACAAGCTGGGCCTCACCATCCAGACCGTCGACGGCCTGACCCGTACGCCGAACCCGGCACTGGGCAACTCGCCGGTGAATAACGAGAAGTTCTTGAAGGCGATCTTCTCGAACGACGCGCTGACCAACAAGCGCAACACGGAAGCCGTCGAAGTCGCGCCGAGCACGCTGGTGGCGGGCCGTGTCGTGCAATTCAAGCCGGCGACCAAGCGTCCGCTGGCCGAGGTCGAAGGCGTCATCCGCCAGCGCGTCACGCAGGAAGAGGCGGCCAAGCTGGCGCGCCAGGCCGGCGAGGCGAAACTGGCCGCGGCCAAGGCGGGCGACACGGCCGGCTTCGGCGACACGAGGACCGTTTCGCGCACGAAGCAGCCGCCGATCAACGAGACCGCCGCGATCGCGGTGCTGAAGGCCGACACCAGCAAGCTGCCGGCGTATGTGGGCGTCGAGATCCCGGGCCAGGGTTATGGCGTGTACCGCATCGTCAAGGTCGGCCAGCCGGCGCAGCCGGACGTCGCGCGCCGCAAGCAGGAAGCGGAACAGATCGGCCGCGCCGTCGGCAATGCCGAGACCTTCGGCTTCGTCGAAGCGCTGAAACACAAGGCCAAGGCAAAGATCAACGTCAAGGCGGCGGACCTGGGCGCCAAGTCCGAATAA
- the cynS gene encoding cyanase: MNRMEVTEKIVSAKVSRGIKWEDVAGRIGQSKAWTTALCLGQMTASAEQAGILGEIFGLTDEECKWLQVVPYKGSLPTAVPTDPLIYRWYEIVNVYGTTIKELIHEEFGDGIMSAIDFSMDIVREPDPKGDRVNVVLSGKFLPYKQY; this comes from the coding sequence ATGAACCGCATGGAAGTCACCGAGAAAATCGTCAGCGCCAAGGTATCCAGGGGCATCAAGTGGGAAGACGTGGCCGGCAGGATCGGCCAATCCAAGGCATGGACGACGGCACTGTGCCTCGGACAGATGACCGCCTCGGCCGAGCAGGCCGGCATCCTCGGCGAGATCTTCGGCCTCACCGACGAAGAGTGCAAGTGGCTGCAGGTGGTCCCCTACAAGGGCTCGCTGCCGACGGCGGTCCCGACCGATCCGTTGATCTACCGCTGGTACGAAATCGTCAACGTCTACGGCACGACGATCAAGGAGCTGATCCACGAAGAGTTCGGCGACGGCATCATGAGCGCCATCGACTTCAGCATGGACATCGTGCGCGAGCCCGACCCGAAGGGCGACCGGGTCAATGTTGTGCTGTCGGGCAAATTCCTGCCTTACAAGCAGTATTGA
- a CDS encoding HU family DNA-binding protein, whose amino-acid sequence MRSGGAGRVQNAQRGKIVNKTELIEEIAKSADLTKASAARALDAMIVAVTNTLKNNDSVTLVGFGTFTVGERAARTGRDPRTKEAIKIKAAKVPKFKAGKALKDAVN is encoded by the coding sequence ATCCGATCCGGGGGCGCCGGCCGTGTCCAGAACGCACAACGAGGGAAGATAGTGAACAAAACTGAACTGATCGAAGAAATCGCGAAGTCCGCGGACCTGACCAAAGCCTCTGCGGCGCGCGCCCTCGATGCCATGATCGTCGCCGTGACGAACACCCTGAAGAACAACGACAGCGTGACGCTGGTCGGCTTCGGCACTTTCACCGTGGGCGAACGCGCCGCACGCACGGGCCGCGATCCGCGCACGAAGGAAGCCATCAAGATCAAGGCGGCCAAGGTCCCGAAATTTAAGGCTGGTAAAGCACTGAAAGATGCAGTAAACTAA
- a CDS encoding bifunctional ADP-dependent NAD(P)H-hydrate dehydratase/NAD(P)H-hydrate epimerase → MDNPLYSVAQIRAIEQAAQAQLPPGTLMHRAGEAASTYALDLLGGVPAGRILVLAGPGNNGGDALEVAANLAGLGANVDVVHLAGAAPSPETQRALERARASRARFIDDIGGEPGCCLVVDGLFGIGLARPLAGRARELVERTLALACPVLALDVPSGLDADTGAIIGPDGVAVRATHTITFLGDKPGLHTGDGCDHAGRVHVNRLDAAGLHTADAHARLNAPALFAGLLAPRRRNSHKGTYGDVAVLGGARGMTGAGVLAARAALYAGAGRVFVAAVDPGPGLDPMQPEIMFRDGAGFAFDGRTVVAGPGLGDSAAAVHLLSKVIDGTGPLLVDADALNLCAASPDLAARLAARGGATVLTPHPLEAARLLGVTAAIVQADRLENARELAQRLDAVVVLKGAGSVIARPDGEVAINTTGNPGLATGGTGDVLAGLIGTLLGQGWPAWEAALAGVWLHGAAADRLVASGVGPIGLTAGELPRAIRAELNALVLDADRA, encoded by the coding sequence ATGGACAACCCGCTCTACAGCGTCGCGCAAATCCGCGCCATCGAACAGGCCGCGCAGGCGCAGCTGCCGCCCGGCACGCTCATGCACCGTGCGGGCGAGGCCGCCTCCACGTATGCGCTCGACCTGCTGGGCGGCGTGCCGGCGGGGCGCATCCTCGTGCTGGCCGGCCCCGGCAACAACGGCGGCGACGCACTGGAGGTCGCGGCGAACCTGGCGGGCCTCGGCGCCAACGTCGACGTCGTGCACCTCGCGGGCGCCGCGCCGTCGCCGGAGACGCAGCGCGCCCTCGAACGCGCCCGGGCCAGCCGCGCCCGTTTCATCGACGACATCGGCGGGGAACCCGGCTGCTGCCTCGTCGTCGACGGCCTGTTCGGCATCGGCCTCGCGCGCCCGCTCGCGGGACGCGCGCGCGAACTCGTCGAACGCACGCTGGCGCTGGCGTGTCCCGTGCTCGCGCTGGACGTGCCGAGCGGCCTCGATGCGGACACGGGCGCCATCATCGGTCCGGACGGCGTGGCCGTGCGCGCCACGCACACGATCACCTTCCTCGGCGACAAACCGGGCCTGCACACGGGCGACGGCTGCGACCACGCGGGCCGCGTGCACGTGAACCGCCTCGATGCGGCCGGCCTGCACACGGCGGACGCGCACGCGCGGCTGAACGCGCCGGCGCTGTTTGCCGGCCTGCTGGCGCCGCGCCGGCGCAATTCCCACAAAGGCACGTACGGCGACGTCGCCGTACTGGGCGGCGCGCGCGGCATGACCGGCGCCGGCGTCCTGGCCGCGCGCGCCGCGCTGTACGCGGGCGCGGGCCGCGTGTTCGTGGCCGCGGTCGACCCGGGGCCGGGCCTCGATCCGATGCAGCCGGAGATCATGTTCCGCGACGGCGCCGGCTTCGCGTTCGACGGCCGCACGGTCGTCGCCGGCCCCGGCCTGGGCGACTCGGCGGCTGCCGTGCATCTTCTCTCCAAGGTCATCGACGGCACCGGGCCGCTGCTCGTCGACGCCGACGCGCTGAACCTGTGTGCGGCCAGCCCGGACCTGGCGGCGCGCCTGGCCGCGCGCGGCGGCGCGACCGTGCTCACGCCGCATCCGTTGGAAGCCGCCCGCCTGCTGGGCGTGACGGCCGCCATCGTGCAGGCCGACCGCCTGGAGAACGCGCGCGAACTGGCGCAGCGCCTGGACGCCGTCGTCGTGCTCAAAGGCGCCGGCAGCGTCATCGCGCGACCGGACGGCGAAGTGGCGATCAACACGACCGGCAATCCCGGCCTCGCCACGGGCGGCACGGGCGACGTGCTCGCGGGCCTGATCGGCACCTTGCTGGGCCAGGGCTGGCCCGCCTGGGAAGCGGCGCTGGCGGGCGTGTGGCTGCACGGCGCGGCGGCGGACCGCCTCGTGGCGAGCGGCGTCGGTCCGATCGGCCTCACGGCGGGCGAGCTGCCGCGCGCCATCCGCGCCGAGCTCAATGCGCTCGTGCTGGACGCGGACCGGGCGTGA
- a CDS encoding ABC transporter ATP-binding protein codes for MRDIPEASNGSAGQAGAGRPAIEVRGLSKRVADASGELTILHDVDFTVQPAETLALVGASGSGKSTLLGLLAGLDTPSSGQVVLDGTDIFALDEDGRAAFRKARLGFVFQSFQLLAHLNALENVMLPLELRGEVDARAKAEAMLGRVGLSSRLRHYPKYLSGGEQQRVALARAFVTEPPLLFADEPTGSLDAATGEAVIRLMFDLNRERGSTLVLVTHDPAMAARCGRTLTIAAGRLAA; via the coding sequence ATGCGTGATATTCCCGAGGCGTCAAATGGCAGTGCAGGACAGGCCGGAGCCGGCCGACCCGCGATCGAAGTCCGGGGGCTTTCCAAGCGCGTGGCGGACGCCAGCGGCGAACTCACCATCCTGCACGACGTGGATTTTACCGTGCAACCGGCCGAGACGCTTGCCCTCGTCGGCGCCTCCGGTTCCGGCAAGTCCACGTTGCTCGGCCTGCTGGCGGGTCTCGACACGCCGTCCTCGGGCCAGGTCGTGCTCGACGGGACCGACATCTTCGCCCTCGACGAGGATGGCCGCGCCGCGTTCCGCAAGGCCAGGCTCGGCTTCGTGTTCCAGTCCTTCCAGCTGCTCGCGCACCTGAACGCGCTGGAAAACGTGATGCTGCCGCTGGAGTTGCGGGGCGAGGTCGACGCGCGCGCGAAGGCCGAGGCGATGCTCGGCCGCGTGGGGCTGTCGAGCCGTCTGCGTCACTATCCCAAGTATCTGTCCGGCGGCGAGCAGCAGCGCGTGGCGCTCGCGCGCGCCTTTGTCACGGAGCCGCCGCTGCTGTTCGCGGACGAGCCCACGGGCAGCCTCGACGCCGCCACCGGCGAAGCCGTCATCCGCCTGATGTTCGACCTGAACCGCGAACGGGGTTCCACGCTGGTGCTCGTCACCCACGATCCCGCCATGGCCGCACGCTGCGGCCGCACGCTCACGATCGCCGCCGGCCGGCTGGCCGCCTGA
- a CDS encoding arylesterase, which yields MLALLRKWTIGAVAVIAVAASGSAYSAPKTVLVVGDSLSAEYGLARGTGWVALLEQRMKLEKIDAHIVNASISGETTSGGRTRLPALLRQHKPDVVVLELGANDGLRGLPVTAAEDNLRTMIQLSQQNKAKVLLVGMRMPPNYGRAYTERFAGMYKDLAGAYKVPLVPFMLDGVAQDPANFQADRLHPLATAHPTILNNIWPQFAPLVKR from the coding sequence ATGCTTGCTCTACTCAGGAAATGGACGATCGGTGCCGTCGCGGTCATCGCGGTTGCCGCGTCGGGGAGCGCCTATTCTGCCCCAAAAACCGTGCTCGTGGTGGGCGACAGCCTGTCGGCCGAATACGGCCTCGCGCGCGGCACGGGCTGGGTCGCGTTGCTCGAGCAGCGCATGAAGCTCGAGAAAATCGACGCGCACATCGTCAACGCCAGCATCAGCGGCGAGACGACCAGCGGCGGCCGCACCCGCCTGCCCGCGCTGCTCCGGCAGCACAAGCCGGACGTCGTCGTACTGGAACTGGGCGCCAACGACGGCTTGCGCGGCCTGCCGGTGACGGCCGCCGAAGACAATCTGCGCACGATGATCCAGCTGTCGCAGCAGAACAAGGCGAAGGTCCTGCTCGTCGGCATGCGCATGCCGCCCAACTACGGCCGCGCCTACACGGAGCGCTTCGCCGGGATGTACAAGGACCTCGCCGGCGCGTATAAAGTCCCGCTGGTGCCGTTCATGCTGGACGGCGTCGCGCAAGACCCGGCGAACTTCCAGGCCGACCGCCTGCATCCGCTGGCGACGGCGCACCCGACCATCCTCAACAACATCTGGCCGCAATTCGCGCCCCTCGTGAAACGATAA
- a CDS encoding GNAT family N-acetyltransferase, whose translation MTIVWSDALDTVDWTELSDLYRKAPLGDKSPERLRTVFSNSMFRRFAYEDGVLVAAGRALADGLDCSYICDVAILPSHQGRGLGNDLIAQLVELSRGHAKIILYAVPGKEGFYARHGFRRMTTAMAVFQDPEAALARGYLAED comes from the coding sequence ATGACCATAGTCTGGAGTGATGCGCTCGACACCGTCGACTGGACCGAACTCTCCGACCTGTACCGCAAGGCGCCGCTGGGCGACAAGTCGCCGGAGCGCCTCAGGACGGTGTTCTCGAACAGCATGTTCCGCCGCTTCGCCTATGAAGACGGCGTCCTCGTCGCGGCGGGGCGCGCGCTGGCCGACGGCCTCGATTGTTCCTACATCTGCGACGTCGCGATCCTGCCCAGCCACCAGGGGCGGGGACTGGGCAACGACCTGATCGCGCAACTGGTCGAGCTGTCGCGCGGGCACGCGAAGATCATCCTGTACGCGGTGCCGGGCAAGGAGGGCTTTTATGCGCGCCACGGCTTCCGGCGCATGACCACGGCGATGGCCGTGTTCCAGGATCCGGAAGCGGCATTGGCGCGGGGTTATCTGGCGGAGGATTGA
- the mnmH gene encoding tRNA 2-selenouridine(34) synthase MnmH, which yields MKYPAVLGVDDVLPMLDQFDTIIDARSESEFALDRIPGAINCPTLDDAQRVLVGTTYKQVGAFEAKKIGAPLVAQNIARYIETQFADKPKDWKPLVYCWRGGNRSGSMALIFAKIGWPVVQLDGGYKAYRAYVAAALDNPPLLDFRVICGTTGSGKSRLLETLESIGAQVLDLERLAAHRGSVLGHLPGEPQPSQKMFETRVWDKLRRFDPSRPVFVESESKKVGNLRVPEAVMERMRAARCVSLQLDRPLRVQLLMEDYHHFCADPATLNAQLDHLAQLHGRARIDAWHELANTGRMPELVDQLLVEHYDPAYLRSIDRNFAQYPQAEVLTLPGISKDDFIAAARHLHA from the coding sequence ATGAAATACCCCGCTGTCCTCGGCGTCGACGACGTCCTGCCCATGCTCGACCAGTTCGACACCATCATCGACGCGCGCAGCGAGTCCGAGTTCGCGCTCGACCGCATTCCCGGCGCCATCAACTGCCCGACCCTGGACGACGCGCAGCGCGTCCTCGTCGGCACCACCTACAAGCAGGTGGGCGCGTTCGAAGCCAAGAAGATCGGCGCCCCGCTCGTCGCGCAGAACATCGCGCGCTACATCGAGACGCAGTTCGCCGACAAACCGAAGGATTGGAAGCCGCTCGTGTACTGCTGGCGCGGCGGCAACCGCAGCGGCTCGATGGCGCTGATCTTCGCCAAGATCGGCTGGCCCGTCGTGCAGCTCGACGGCGGCTACAAGGCCTACCGCGCCTACGTCGCCGCGGCGCTGGACAACCCGCCGCTGCTCGATTTCCGCGTCATCTGCGGCACCACCGGCAGCGGCAAGAGCCGTCTGCTGGAGACGCTCGAATCCATCGGCGCGCAGGTGCTCGACCTGGAACGCCTGGCCGCGCACCGCGGCTCCGTCCTCGGCCACCTGCCGGGCGAGCCGCAACCGAGCCAGAAGATGTTCGAGACGCGCGTGTGGGACAAACTGCGCCGCTTCGACCCTTCCAGACCCGTGTTCGTCGAATCGGAAAGCAAGAAGGTGGGCAATCTGCGCGTGCCGGAGGCCGTCATGGAACGCATGCGCGCGGCCCGGTGCGTGTCGTTGCAGCTGGACCGTCCGCTGCGCGTGCAGCTGCTGATGGAAGACTACCACCACTTCTGCGCCGACCCGGCCACGCTGAACGCGCAGCTGGACCACCTCGCGCAGCTGCACGGGCGCGCGCGCATCGATGCGTGGCACGAGCTCGCGAATACGGGACGCATGCCGGAACTCGTGGACCAGCTGCTCGTCGAGCATTACGACCCGGCGTACCTGCGCTCGATCGACCGCAATTTCGCACAGTATCCGCAGGCGGAAGTGCTCACGCTGCCCGGGATCTCGAAGGACGATTTCATCGCGGCGGCGCGGCATCTCCACGCGTAG
- a CDS encoding hydantoinase B/oxoprolinase family protein has protein sequence MDWQFWIDRGGTFTDIVARRPDGSLATHKLLSENPEQYRDAAVAGIRHLLGAAIPAGKIEAVKMGTTVATNALLERKGEPTVLAITKGFRDALRIAYQNRPRLFDRHIVLPELLYGRVVEVEERMGAHGDVVTTLDEAAARRDLQAAYDDGIRALAIVFMHGYRYHAHEDAVARIARDIGFTQISVSHAVSPLMKLVARGDTTVVDAYLSPILRRYVDQVAGELPGVNLQFMQSSGGLTDARAFQGKDSILSGPAGGIVGMVRASRLAGFERIIGFDMGGTSTDVSHFAGDFERVFETQVAGVRMRSPMMSIHTVAAGGGSVLHFDGSRYRVGPDSAGANPGPASYRRGGPLAVTDCNVMLGKIQPRHFPHLFGPDADQPLDPDAVRAGFDALADDVERATGTRPAPEAVAEGFIRIAVGNMANAIKQISVQRGHDVTDYTLTSFGGAGGQHACLVADALGMKTVFIHSLAGVLSAYGMGLADQSAMSERAVERRLDDVEADVLAAGLDALAEAARADLLAQGVAADRIDVLRRVHLRYEGTDSAIVVMDGDRAQLQAQFEQAYRRRFSFLMPGKALVVEAVSVEALGRSDAPPEQPVDASPRGGGRDGVPSPCETVSTYFDGAWRDTSVFRRQDIAPGDTINGPAIIAEANATTVVEPGWRAEVTAYNHLVLRRVEALPQRHAIGTTVDPVMLEIFNNLFMSIAEQMGLRLQNTAYSVNIKERLDFSCAIFDADGNLVANAPHMPVHLGSMGESIKAVMRKNAGTMKAGDVYVLNDPYNGGTHLPDVTVISPVFDEAGSDILFYVGSRGHHADIGGTTPGSMPPDSVHIEEEGVLIDNFKLVDGADGVLRDAEARALLAAARWPARNPDQNMADLRAQVAANQKGVDELRKMVAHFGLDVVRAYMGHVQDNAEEAVRRVITALQDGHFVNELDNGARIEVAIRVDRAARSAEIDFTGTSGQLPNNFNAPSAVCMAAVLYVFRTLVDDEIPLNAGCLKPLKVIIPPGSMLNPHYPASVVSGNVETSTSITNALYGALGVMAAAQGTMNNFTFGNARYQYYETISGGSGAGPGFDGTDVVQTNMTNSRLTDPEILEFRFPVRLESYAIRAGSGGAGRWHGGNGGVRRIRFLEPMTAAILSNNRVHAPFGMAGGAPGARGRNLVERVDGRVEELGHIGKVEMGVGDVFVIETPGGGGYGDV, from the coding sequence ATGGACTGGCAGTTCTGGATCGACCGCGGCGGTACCTTCACGGACATCGTGGCGCGCCGGCCCGACGGCAGCCTGGCGACGCACAAGCTGCTGTCGGAAAACCCGGAGCAATACCGCGACGCGGCCGTCGCCGGCATCCGCCACCTGCTCGGCGCGGCGATCCCGGCGGGGAAGATCGAGGCGGTCAAGATGGGCACGACGGTCGCCACGAATGCGCTGCTGGAGCGCAAGGGCGAACCGACCGTGCTCGCGATCACCAAGGGCTTCCGCGACGCCCTGCGCATCGCCTACCAGAACCGTCCGCGCCTGTTCGACCGCCACATCGTGCTGCCCGAGCTGTTGTACGGCCGCGTCGTCGAGGTCGAGGAACGCATGGGCGCGCACGGCGATGTCGTGACAACGCTCGACGAGGCCGCGGCCCGGCGCGACCTGCAAGCCGCCTACGACGACGGCATCCGCGCGCTGGCCATCGTGTTCATGCACGGCTACCGTTACCACGCGCACGAGGATGCGGTGGCGCGGATCGCCCGCGACATCGGCTTCACGCAGATCTCCGTCTCGCACGCAGTCAGTCCGCTGATGAAGCTCGTCGCGCGGGGCGACACGACGGTGGTCGACGCGTATCTGTCGCCGATCCTGCGCCGCTACGTCGACCAGGTGGCGGGCGAGCTGCCGGGCGTGAACCTGCAATTCATGCAGTCCAGCGGCGGTCTGACGGATGCGCGCGCGTTCCAGGGCAAGGACAGCATCCTGTCCGGCCCCGCCGGCGGCATCGTCGGCATGGTGCGCGCGAGCCGCCTCGCCGGGTTCGAGCGGATCATCGGCTTCGACATGGGCGGCACGTCGACGGACGTGTCGCACTTCGCCGGCGACTTCGAGCGCGTGTTCGAGACGCAGGTCGCGGGCGTGCGCATGCGCTCGCCCATGATGAGCATCCACACCGTCGCGGCGGGCGGCGGCTCGGTCCTGCACTTCGACGGCAGCCGCTACCGCGTGGGGCCCGACAGCGCCGGCGCGAACCCGGGCCCGGCCAGCTACCGGCGCGGCGGGCCGCTGGCCGTCACGGACTGCAACGTCATGCTCGGCAAGATCCAGCCCCGGCATTTTCCGCATCTGTTCGGTCCCGACGCGGACCAGCCGCTCGATCCCGATGCCGTCCGCGCGGGCTTCGACGCGCTGGCCGACGACGTCGAGCGCGCGACCGGGACGCGGCCCGCGCCCGAAGCCGTCGCCGAAGGTTTCATCCGTATCGCCGTGGGCAATATGGCCAACGCGATCAAGCAGATCTCCGTACAGCGCGGCCACGACGTGACGGATTACACGCTCACGAGTTTCGGCGGCGCGGGCGGCCAGCACGCCTGTCTCGTCGCGGACGCGCTGGGCATGAAGACGGTGTTCATCCACTCGCTGGCGGGCGTGCTGTCCGCGTACGGCATGGGTCTCGCGGACCAGAGCGCGATGAGCGAACGGGCCGTCGAGCGCCGGCTGGACGACGTCGAGGCGGACGTGCTGGCCGCCGGACTCGATGCGCTGGCCGAGGCGGCGCGCGCGGACCTGCTCGCGCAGGGCGTGGCCGCCGACCGTATCGACGTCCTGCGGCGCGTGCATCTGCGCTACGAAGGCACGGATTCCGCCATCGTCGTGATGGACGGCGACCGCGCGCAGCTGCAGGCGCAATTCGAACAGGCGTACCGCCGGCGTTTTTCCTTCCTCATGCCGGGCAAGGCGCTCGTGGTGGAGGCCGTGTCGGTGGAAGCGCTGGGCCGCTCCGATGCGCCGCCCGAGCAGCCCGTCGACGCCAGCCCGCGCGGCGGCGGCCGCGACGGTGTCCCGTCGCCGTGCGAGACGGTGTCGACGTATTTTGATGGCGCCTGGCGCGACACGAGCGTGTTCCGCCGCCAGGACATCGCGCCGGGCGACACGATCAACGGCCCGGCCATTATCGCGGAAGCGAATGCGACGACCGTCGTCGAACCGGGCTGGCGCGCCGAGGTCACGGCGTACAACCACCTCGTGCTGCGCCGTGTGGAAGCACTGCCGCAGCGCCATGCGATCGGCACGACGGTCGACCCGGTGATGCTGGAGATCTTCAACAACCTGTTCATGTCCATCGCCGAGCAGATGGGCCTGCGCCTGCAGAACACGGCGTACTCCGTCAACATCAAGGAGCGCCTGGACTTCAGCTGCGCGATCTTCGATGCGGACGGCAACCTCGTCGCCAATGCGCCGCACATGCCGGTGCACCTTGGGTCGATGGGCGAGAGCATCAAGGCCGTGATGCGCAAGAACGCCGGCACGATGAAGGCGGGCGACGTCTACGTGCTGAACGACCCGTACAACGGCGGCACGCACCTGCCCGACGTGACGGTGATCTCGCCCGTGTTCGACGAGGCGGGTTCGGACATCCTGTTCTATGTGGGGTCGCGCGGCCACCACGCGGACATCGGCGGCACGACGCCGGGCTCGATGCCGCCGGACTCCGTGCACATCGAGGAAGAGGGTGTCCTGATCGACAACTTCAAACTGGTCGACGGCGCGGACGGCGTGCTGCGCGACGCGGAGGCACGCGCGTTGCTCGCCGCCGCACGCTGGCCGGCGCGCAACCCGGACCAGAACATGGCCGACCTGCGGGCCCAGGTCGCGGCGAACCAGAAGGGCGTCGACGAGCTGCGCAAGATGGTCGCGCACTTCGGGCTCGACGTCGTGCGGGCGTATATGGGACACGTGCAGGACAATGCCGAGGAAGCCGTGCGGCGCGTCATCACTGCCTTGCAGGACGGCCACTTCGTCAACGAACTCGATAACGGCGCGCGCATCGAAGTGGCGATCCGCGTCGACCGCGCAGCGCGCAGCGCGGAGATCGATTTTACGGGGACCTCAGGCCAGCTCCCGAACAACTTCAACGCGCCGTCCGCCGTGTGCATGGCGGCCGTGCTGTACGTGTTCCGCACGCTCGTCGACGACGAGATCCCGCTGAACGCGGGCTGTTTGAAACCGCTGAAGGTGATCATCCCGCCGGGCTCCATGCTCAATCCGCATTATCCGGCGTCGGTCGTGTCCGGGAATGTGGAGACGTCGACGAGCATCACGAACGCGCTGTACGGCGCGCTGGGTGTGATGGCGGCGGCGCAGGGCACCATGAACAACTTCACGTTCGGGAATGCGCGCTACCAGTATTACGAGACCATCTCCGGCGGTTCCGGCGCGGGGCCGGGCTTCGACGGCACGGACGTCGTGCAGACCAACATGACGAACTCGCGTCTGACCGATCCGGAGATCCTTGAATTCCGCTTCCCCGTGCGGCTGGAAAGTTATGCGATCCGCGCGGGTTCGGGCGGGGCCGGGCGCTGGCACGGCGGAAACGGCGGCGTGCGGCGTATCCGCTTCCTGGAGCCGATGACGGCGGCGATCCTGTCGAACAACCGCGTGCACGCGCCGTTCGGCATGGCGGGCGGCGCGCCCGGGGCGCGCGGTCGCAATCTCGTCGAGCGGGTCGACGGGCGCGTCGAGGAACTGGGGCATATCGGCAAGGTGGAGATGGGCGTCGGGGACGTGTTCGTGATCGAGACGCCGGGCGGGGGCGGGTATGGGGATGTGTAA